One Bacteroidota bacterium genomic window carries:
- a CDS encoding cold shock domain-containing protein, with translation MNTGTVKFFNESKGFGFIKDANSPKEYFVHSSGLIDRINENDEVSFDLQEGKKGLNAVNVKLL, from the coding sequence ATGAACACAGGAACAGTAAAATTTTTCAATGAATCGAAAGGATTCGGATTCATTAAAGATGCAAATTCACCAAAAGAGTATTTTGTACATTCTTCAGGATTAATTGATCGTATCAATGAAAATGATGAAGTATCATTTGATTTGCAAGAAGGAAAAAAAGGATTAAATGCAGTAAATGTGAAACTCTTGTAG
- the mnmE gene encoding tRNA uridine-5-carboxymethylaminomethyl(34) synthesis GTPase MnmE produces MKNILPDTICAISTAPGAGAVAMIRLSGDEAFEIGEKLIQFPGQHQTIKNQAVNSVHFARFMLNNQLLDEVIVAKFIAPHSYTGEDTLEITCHGSVFIQQKILEILIRQGARLARPGEFTLRAFLNGKLDLSQAEGVADLIASNSEAAHRLAINQMRGGISDELKGLRNQLLHFISLVELELDFSEEDVEFADREKLYQLTDAIERLLRRLVKSFSYGNAIKNGIPVAIVGRTNAGKSTLLNRLLKEEKAIVSAIAGTTRDYIEDTIVLEGINFRFIDTAGLRKTHDEIEIIGIERALKKYREAEIVIVVIDAGDQPEEIAHSLAMLRHEGYEKKHLIFALNKIDKVLNPEALLKDLRQRIGAEGDYLTLSAKEGFQVGLLEKKLVEAAVKNKPSETDVIITNVRHFEALQRSHESILRVLEGLDNIIPTDLLAMDIRQVLHYLGEITGEITTDEILGNIFKNFCIGK; encoded by the coding sequence ATGAAAAATATACTACCTGATACCATATGCGCCATTTCTACCGCTCCCGGTGCGGGGGCTGTTGCCATGATTCGCTTGAGCGGAGACGAGGCATTTGAAATCGGCGAAAAGCTAATTCAATTTCCGGGTCAGCATCAGACAATCAAAAATCAAGCAGTAAACAGTGTTCATTTTGCAAGGTTTATGCTGAACAACCAATTGCTTGATGAGGTGATAGTGGCCAAGTTTATAGCCCCCCACTCCTACACCGGCGAAGATACCCTCGAAATTACCTGCCACGGTTCGGTATTTATTCAACAAAAGATACTCGAAATCCTTATCAGGCAAGGGGCACGACTGGCCCGCCCGGGTGAGTTTACCCTTAGGGCTTTTTTGAATGGCAAACTTGATTTGTCGCAAGCCGAGGGTGTGGCCGACCTGATTGCCTCCAACTCCGAAGCTGCACACCGTTTGGCCATAAACCAGATGCGAGGAGGTATATCGGACGAATTAAAAGGACTGCGTAACCAACTTTTACACTTTATTTCGTTGGTGGAGCTTGAACTCGATTTTAGCGAAGAAGATGTTGAATTTGCCGACCGCGAGAAACTCTACCAGCTTACCGATGCCATCGAAAGGCTGCTGCGCAGGCTGGTTAAATCTTTCTCCTACGGCAATGCCATTAAAAATGGTATTCCTGTTGCCATAGTGGGTCGAACCAATGCCGGAAAGTCTACCTTGCTCAATCGGTTACTCAAAGAAGAAAAAGCAATTGTAAGCGCCATTGCCGGTACTACCCGCGATTACATCGAAGACACCATTGTACTGGAAGGTATTAACTTCAGGTTTATCGATACAGCCGGACTGCGCAAAACCCACGACGAAATAGAAATCATAGGCATTGAACGGGCTTTGAAAAAATACCGCGAGGCTGAAATAGTAATTGTGGTTATCGATGCCGGCGATCAACCCGAAGAGATAGCCCATTCACTTGCCATGTTGCGCCACGAGGGTTATGAGAAAAAGCATTTGATTTTTGCATTGAATAAAATTGATAAGGTATTAAACCCCGAGGCTTTACTCAAAGACTTACGACAACGCATTGGTGCAGAAGGAGATTATCTCACCCTATCGGCTAAAGAAGGTTTTCAGGTCGGATTATTGGAAAAAAAACTGGTGGAAGCCGCTGTGAAAAACAAACCTTCGGAAACGGATGTAATCATTACCAATGTCAGGCATTTCGAAGCCTTGCAGCGTTCGCACGAATCCATTCTACGCGTGTTGGAAGGCCTCGACAATATAATACCCACCGACCTTCTGGCCATGGATATCAGGCAAGTGCTGCACTACCTGGGCGAAATCACCGGCGAAATCACTACCGACGAAATACTGGGCAACATCTTTAAGAATTTTTGTATCGGAAAGTAA
- the katG gene encoding catalase/peroxidase HPI — protein MENMSKCPVTGAVSKHSAGTGGTKNIHWWPNQLKLNILRQHSSLSNPMGEGFNYAEEFKSLDLAALKKDLHHLMTDSQDWWPADFGHYGPFFIRMAWHSAGTYRTGDGRGGAGGGQQRFAPLNSWPDNVNLDKARRLLWPIKQKYGRKISWADLMILAGNVALESMGFRTFGFAGGREDVWEPEEDVYWGNETKWLENDERKLELSEVDNPLAAIQMGLIYVNPEGPDGNPDPLAAAKDIRNTFARMAMNDEETVALIAGGHTFGKTHGAADASHLGPEPEAADMEEQGLGWKNKFDTGKGGDTITSGLEVTWTQTPAKWSYYFFENLFKYDWELTTSPAGAKQWLAKNAGNIVPDAHDPSKKHAPAMLTTDLSLRFDPEYEKISRRFYEHPLEFADAFARAWFKLTHRDMGPRSLYLGPEVPSEVLIWQDPIPAINHPLIDENDMAEIKSRILKSGLSVSQLVSTAWASASTFRGSDKRGGANGARIRLAPQKDWSVNNPPQLAKVLEKLGSIQKELNSSLAHGKKISLADLIVLAGCAGVEKAAKDAGIQVSVPFTPGRMDALPEQTDVESFKVLEPVADGFRNYLKTKYKVSTEELLIDKAQLLTLTAPEMTVLVGGMRVLNTNFDQSKHGVFTKRPEVLTNDFFVNLLDMRTAWMPASEDKETFHGRDRKSGEIKWTASRADLVFGSNSELRALAEVYGSADAQEKFVHDFITAWNKVMNLDRFDLNN, from the coding sequence ATGGAAAACATGAGCAAATGCCCGGTAACAGGTGCCGTAAGCAAGCATAGTGCCGGAACAGGCGGTACAAAAAACATCCATTGGTGGCCTAATCAATTGAAATTGAACATTCTTCGTCAACATTCTTCCTTGTCGAACCCTATGGGAGAAGGTTTTAATTATGCCGAAGAATTTAAAAGTCTCGATCTGGCAGCCCTAAAAAAAGACTTACATCACTTAATGACCGATTCACAGGACTGGTGGCCGGCAGATTTTGGACATTACGGCCCATTTTTTATTCGAATGGCCTGGCACAGCGCAGGCACCTACCGTACCGGCGATGGTCGTGGAGGTGCCGGAGGTGGCCAACAACGTTTTGCCCCACTGAACAGCTGGCCCGACAATGTCAACCTCGATAAAGCCCGCCGGTTGCTATGGCCTATCAAGCAAAAATATGGCAGGAAGATATCCTGGGCCGACCTGATGATTCTGGCTGGCAATGTGGCCCTGGAGTCTATGGGCTTTAGAACCTTTGGCTTTGCCGGCGGACGCGAAGATGTATGGGAGCCTGAGGAAGATGTATACTGGGGCAACGAAACAAAGTGGTTGGAAAACGACGAACGGAAATTGGAACTGAGCGAAGTGGACAATCCTTTGGCGGCCATTCAAATGGGTCTTATCTATGTAAATCCTGAAGGACCGGACGGAAACCCCGACCCGCTTGCTGCTGCCAAAGACATTCGCAATACTTTTGCCCGTATGGCCATGAACGACGAAGAAACCGTAGCGCTTATTGCGGGAGGGCATACCTTTGGCAAGACTCACGGAGCAGCCGATGCTTCTCATTTGGGACCAGAACCCGAAGCAGCCGACATGGAAGAGCAAGGCCTTGGATGGAAAAACAAATTTGACACTGGAAAAGGTGGCGATACCATTACCAGCGGCCTCGAAGTAACCTGGACACAAACACCGGCCAAATGGAGCTATTACTTCTTCGAAAACCTTTTTAAATACGATTGGGAATTAACTACCAGTCCTGCCGGGGCAAAGCAATGGTTGGCCAAGAATGCCGGCAACATTGTTCCCGATGCCCACGACCCATCGAAAAAGCATGCCCCTGCCATGCTTACTACCGATCTATCTTTGCGTTTCGATCCTGAATATGAAAAAATATCCCGGCGATTCTACGAACATCCGCTGGAATTTGCAGATGCCTTTGCCCGGGCCTGGTTTAAACTCACGCACCGCGATATGGGTCCGCGTAGCCTTTATCTGGGCCCGGAAGTGCCATCAGAGGTACTGATCTGGCAAGATCCGATTCCAGCCATAAATCATCCGCTGATTGATGAAAATGACATGGCCGAAATAAAATCCAGGATATTGAAATCAGGTCTATCCGTATCACAATTGGTATCTACAGCCTGGGCTTCTGCATCTACCTTTAGAGGATCGGACAAACGCGGAGGAGCCAATGGTGCGCGCATTCGCCTGGCACCGCAGAAAGACTGGTCTGTTAACAATCCACCTCAGCTTGCAAAGGTCTTAGAAAAACTTGGAAGCATTCAAAAAGAGTTGAATAGTTCCCTTGCACATGGCAAAAAGATTTCCCTTGCCGACCTGATTGTTTTAGCAGGTTGTGCCGGAGTTGAGAAGGCAGCCAAAGATGCAGGTATACAGGTAAGCGTGCCATTTACTCCCGGACGCATGGATGCTTTGCCGGAGCAGACAGATGTGGAATCATTTAAAGTATTGGAACCTGTGGCCGATGGTTTCCGCAATTACCTGAAAACAAAATACAAAGTATCTACCGAAGAGTTGCTGATAGATAAAGCACAGCTGCTCACTTTAACTGCTCCTGAAATGACGGTGCTTGTTGGCGGCATGCGTGTTTTGAACACAAACTTTGATCAGTCGAAACATGGTGTGTTCACCAAACGCCCAGAGGTATTAACCAACGATTTCTTTGTAAACCTGCTCGACATGCGCACAGCCTGGATGCCAGCCTCCGAAGACAAAGAGACCTTCCACGGACGCGACCGGAAATCGGGCGAAATAAAATGGACTGCAAGCCGTGCCGACCTGGTATTTGGATCCAACTCAGAACTCAGGGCACTTGCAGAAGTATATGGTAGTGCCGATGCACAGGAAAAATTTGTGCACGACTTTATAACAGCCTGGAATAAGGTGATGAACCTGGATCGTTTTGATCTAAATAATTGA
- a CDS encoding helix-turn-helix transcriptional regulator — protein MDKEKIKNAKNFDELLDIKYGNIGTEKRDSFEKRAQYFVISEILKNARKEAKMTQEQLAEKVGTKKSYISRLENGKCDIQLSTLYRIFEFGLGKKVNLLFG, from the coding sequence ATGGACAAAGAAAAAATTAAAAATGCTAAAAACTTTGATGAGTTATTAGACATTAAATATGGAAATATCGGAACTGAGAAGCGAGACAGTTTTGAAAAAAGAGCTCAATATTTTGTGATTAGTGAAATATTGAAAAACGCTCGAAAAGAAGCCAAAATGACCCAGGAACAACTTGCAGAAAAAGTTGGTACTAAAAAGAGTTATATATCACGACTTGAGAATGGAAAATGCGATATTCAACTTTCAACTCTCTACCGAATATTTGAATTTGGACTTGGGAAAAAAGTGAATTTATTATTCGGATGA
- a CDS encoding BamA/TamA family outer membrane protein, whose protein sequence is MKIPIRFLFIPAIIMLNFFIAPPVKAQSTEVLPTDSLCPQRDLSDVVRELLDKPAKEKPSDQGSLLLLPIIQSNPATGFAFGVGGQYAFKVLHSNNYSLVMGSVQYTTKNQFIFMLKNNIYTKYDNFFLTGDWRYLIYSQSTYGLGTQAPEGGIIDYQYSLAGLETSPDSLAQPMKFNFIRLHQSLGYKIAQNIYVGLGYSYDSYSKLIDEKLSLNPGDSLITSHYAFNKKYGFDTEKYLVSALNASFVIDKRDNMIMAYKGYYLSLKYRGGFEFLGSDRTSNLLSVEWRSFHGLSKRDPSHLIAFWVLGDFSEEGALPYMVLPATAYDQRGRSSRGYTQGRFRGTNMVYAEAEYRFPISPCGGVLGGVLFVNATAANSPVLSVDLFDVIKPAAGFGLRIKADKNSRTNLAVDIGFGHQSAGFYLAASETF, encoded by the coding sequence ATGAAGATACCCATCAGGTTCTTGTTTATTCCAGCCATTATAATGCTTAATTTCTTCATTGCGCCTCCAGTAAAGGCACAGAGTACGGAAGTTTTACCTACCGATAGCCTTTGTCCCCAAAGGGATTTATCGGACGTTGTGCGCGAATTATTGGATAAACCTGCGAAAGAAAAACCTTCAGACCAGGGCAGCTTGTTGCTTCTGCCCATTATTCAGTCGAACCCCGCTACCGGATTTGCCTTTGGAGTTGGAGGGCAATATGCTTTTAAAGTATTGCATAGCAACAATTATTCTTTGGTAATGGGAAGCGTACAATACACTACTAAGAACCAGTTCATCTTTATGCTTAAGAATAACATATATACCAAATACGACAATTTCTTTCTTACAGGCGATTGGCGGTACCTGATCTATTCACAATCGACCTACGGACTTGGTACGCAAGCACCTGAAGGTGGCATAATCGACTATCAATACAGTTTAGCGGGACTCGAAACCTCGCCCGACTCGCTGGCACAACCAATGAAATTTAATTTTATCAGGCTGCACCAATCTTTAGGCTATAAAATTGCCCAAAACATTTATGTGGGCTTAGGTTATTCCTACGATTCGTATTCGAAGCTTATCGATGAAAAACTCAGTCTTAATCCCGGCGACTCGCTCATTACCAGTCATTATGCCTTTAACAAAAAATACGGTTTCGATACCGAAAAATACCTTGTTTCGGCTCTGAATGCCAGTTTTGTGATCGATAAACGCGACAACATGATTATGGCTTACAAGGGCTATTATCTTTCGCTAAAATACCGCGGAGGTTTTGAATTTCTGGGTAGCGACCGTACATCGAACCTCTTATCGGTCGAATGGCGCAGTTTTCATGGGCTTTCGAAGCGCGATCCCAGCCATCTGATTGCTTTCTGGGTTTTGGGTGATTTTTCCGAAGAAGGGGCCTTGCCTTACATGGTTTTACCAGCCACAGCTTACGACCAGCGCGGAAGAAGTTCGCGCGGGTATACACAAGGACGTTTTCGTGGAACCAATATGGTATATGCCGAAGCCGAATACCGGTTTCCCATATCGCCCTGTGGGGGTGTGTTGGGAGGTGTATTGTTTGTGAATGCTACAGCAGCCAATAGCCCGGTATTATCAGTGGATTTGTTCGATGTAATCAAGCCTGCGGCAGGTTTTGGGTTGCGGATTAAAGCCGATAAAAACTCAAGGACCAACCTAGCCGTGGATATTGGTTTTGGGCACCAATCGGCAGGCTTTTATTTAGCGGCCTCCGAAACCTTTTAG
- a CDS encoding lactonase family protein, producing MKKKQPVFCHWLNRLVPLNLIAFLLPLLSCQNQPATYRVYLGTYTGQGSEGIYICLFNTETGQLTELKLAGLSENPSFLAIDKKGRFLYAVNETGNYLNESTGSVSAFAIRNKTGDLQLLKQISSMGAHPAHLSLSQTGQYLFVANYTGGNIAVYPIDANGQLAKPSAFVQHEGTGANPNRQEAPHAHCIASTNNDKFLLVADLGIDKLMLYHFDNTSGSVEPHNPAFIQLEPGAGPRHFAFHPKGEVIYVLNELNSTISVFSFDTITAGMHLKQQIATLPEDYSGENTTAEIEVDIAGRFLYASNRGHNSIVHYEIDPVSGELKTIDWIQSGGMAPRHFTIDPTGKWLLTANQDSDNVVVFRIDPDNGRLEKTSHSLQLSKPVCIRIMPIQ from the coding sequence ATTGGTTAAACCGATTGGTTCCGCTTAATCTGATAGCCTTTTTATTGCCTCTTTTATCCTGTCAAAACCAACCTGCAACTTATCGGGTTTATCTTGGAACCTATACCGGTCAGGGAAGCGAGGGTATTTATATCTGCCTGTTCAATACCGAAACAGGTCAACTAACCGAATTAAAACTGGCCGGGCTGTCTGAGAATCCTTCCTTTCTGGCGATTGACAAAAAGGGGAGGTTTCTCTACGCTGTTAATGAAACCGGAAATTACCTGAACGAATCCACAGGTTCAGTAAGTGCTTTTGCCATACGGAACAAAACAGGCGACTTGCAATTGCTAAAGCAGATTTCATCGATGGGAGCACATCCGGCTCACCTTTCGCTGAGCCAGACTGGGCAGTATCTTTTTGTTGCCAACTATACCGGCGGAAACATCGCAGTTTATCCAATCGATGCAAATGGGCAACTTGCTAAACCCTCTGCATTTGTTCAACATGAAGGTACCGGGGCAAACCCCAATCGCCAGGAAGCTCCCCATGCACATTGCATAGCAAGCACAAATAACGACAAGTTTTTGCTGGTAGCTGACCTGGGTATCGATAAGCTTATGCTTTACCACTTCGATAATACATCCGGTTCTGTAGAACCACACAATCCGGCATTTATACAGCTCGAACCGGGAGCGGGGCCAAGACATTTTGCCTTTCATCCAAAGGGCGAAGTGATTTATGTTCTGAATGAATTAAATTCGACCATTAGCGTTTTTAGCTTTGATACTATCACTGCAGGGATGCATTTAAAACAGCAAATTGCCACACTTCCCGAAGATTATTCCGGTGAAAATACCACTGCAGAAATTGAAGTGGATATCGCAGGCAGGTTTCTCTATGCTTCCAATCGCGGACATAATAGCATAGTGCACTACGAAATTGATCCGGTAAGTGGTGAATTAAAAACCATAGACTGGATTCAGAGCGGAGGGATGGCTCCAAGGCATTTCACCATTGATCCCACCGGAAAATGGCTCTTGACAGCCAACCAGGATTCGGACAATGTAGTGGTCTTCCGTATTGATCCGGATAACGGCCGACTGGAAAAAACTTCTCATTCGCTTCAGCTTTCCAAGCCTGTATGCATACGTATTATGCCAATTCAATAA
- a CDS encoding porin yields the protein MNKKILSGIFALISITLFAQQRDTLKLSITKIEKSFVTDTVYYFSSRIDTIALQPLKTDTSKVVKDVNPQDLTESKYKIKLLGSIRVNSFYDFNGMTSTEGFLPYDIPVGEQKVEGLSSVYIGARQSRLGLEGTANTKVGSIKTYMEVDFASSTSSFWRLRHAFAEWNYFKIGYTWSTFMDNASLPNTIDFEGPNSSISKRHGLIRYESKFTENSIAGFSIESPQTDYFNPADSLIENKNKQSNFDLAGRYKYIQPWGHVQVAGLFRQISYLHVDKMDKLYGWGLLFSSIFELNEKNKLYGQYSLGEGISHYVVGFSNRLLDAVYNPNVNDMAIKQANGGFVTYIYSLNKKTTFSLTSGLSFIKVYDFEAQDNFSSSQYLAVNGFYYPIETIRLGAEITTGSRINANGQKGSATRISFLGSFSF from the coding sequence ATGAACAAAAAAATTCTCTCCGGCATATTTGCACTCATCAGTATAACACTTTTCGCGCAGCAAAGAGATACACTTAAACTGAGCATTACGAAAATTGAAAAATCTTTTGTTACCGACACGGTTTACTATTTTTCGAGCCGGATCGATACCATAGCCCTTCAACCCCTTAAAACCGATACCAGCAAAGTTGTGAAGGATGTAAACCCACAGGATTTAACAGAATCGAAATATAAAATAAAACTTCTGGGCAGCATTCGGGTAAATTCGTTTTACGATTTTAACGGCATGACCAGCACAGAAGGCTTTCTTCCTTATGATATACCCGTAGGTGAGCAAAAGGTTGAAGGACTTTCGAGCGTGTACATCGGAGCCAGGCAATCGCGACTGGGTTTGGAAGGTACCGCCAACACCAAGGTAGGAAGCATTAAAACTTATATGGAGGTTGATTTCGCATCAAGTACTTCTTCTTTTTGGCGCTTGAGGCATGCTTTTGCCGAATGGAATTATTTTAAGATTGGCTATACCTGGAGCACCTTTATGGACAATGCTTCCTTGCCCAATACCATCGATTTCGAGGGGCCCAACAGTTCAATTTCAAAGCGGCATGGACTCATTCGTTACGAAAGTAAATTTACTGAAAACAGTATCGCAGGGTTTTCAATTGAGTCGCCACAAACCGATTATTTTAATCCCGCAGATTCGCTGATTGAAAATAAAAATAAGCAAAGCAATTTCGATCTTGCAGGCCGATACAAATACATTCAGCCCTGGGGGCATGTGCAAGTGGCAGGATTATTCCGCCAGATAAGCTACCTGCATGTCGATAAAATGGATAAGCTATATGGTTGGGGTTTACTGTTCAGCTCCATTTTTGAATTGAATGAGAAAAATAAGCTTTATGGACAATATTCACTCGGTGAGGGCATTTCGCACTATGTAGTAGGTTTTAGCAACAGATTGCTCGATGCGGTTTATAACCCTAATGTAAACGATATGGCCATAAAGCAGGCAAATGGTGGTTTTGTCACTTACATTTACAGTCTCAACAAAAAAACAACCTTTTCTCTTACCTCAGGATTATCTTTTATAAAAGTTTACGATTTTGAAGCCCAAGATAACTTCTCTTCAAGTCAGTACCTTGCGGTGAATGGCTTTTATTATCCGATTGAGACCATAAGGCTGGGTGCAGAAATTACCACGGGCTCGCGAATCAACGCCAATGGTCAGAAAGGGTCTGCAACCCGTATCTCTTTCCTGGGTAGCTTTAGTTTTTAG
- a CDS encoding type II toxin-antitoxin system RelE/ParE family toxin, whose translation MEAQRQIIFHGNYFTDFYLEQPEKVQEKIDFVFKVIRTVQNVPKKFLEHLTGTDGLYEIRVEFESNIYRIFCCFDKGKLVVLFNGFQKKTQKTPKKEIDLALRLKDEYFNSKKK comes from the coding sequence ATGGAAGCTCAAAGACAAATCATTTTTCACGGAAACTATTTCACGGACTTTTATTTGGAACAGCCAGAAAAAGTTCAAGAGAAAATTGATTTCGTTTTCAAAGTAATTCGGACCGTTCAGAATGTTCCGAAAAAGTTTCTTGAACATTTGACAGGAACTGATGGACTTTATGAAATCCGCGTAGAATTTGAAAGCAATATTTATCGAATATTCTGCTGTTTTGACAAAGGAAAATTAGTGGTACTTTTCAATGGATTCCAAAAGAAAACGCAGAAAACACCAAAGAAGGAAATCGATTTGGCATTGAGACTTAAAGACGAATATTTTAACTCAAAAAAGAAATAA
- a CDS encoding HD domain-containing protein, with translation MKNSVLVSMIEYFGCDVRRINHALKVYGFASAIGYGEELDLPTMKILEIAAALHDIGIPVAEAKYGSCNGKYQEIEGPPIAREILQKLKVESNLLDRVCYLIGNHHSYSKIDGIDFQILIEADFLVNIFEDQMSQKNIESIGKKYFKTATGLSILKSMHHFNQSSN, from the coding sequence ATGAAAAATTCTGTGTTGGTTTCGATGATCGAATATTTTGGATGCGATGTACGCCGCATCAACCATGCCCTGAAGGTTTATGGATTTGCCAGTGCCATTGGCTACGGTGAGGAATTGGATTTGCCTACTATGAAAATTCTTGAAATCGCTGCTGCCTTGCACGACATCGGCATTCCTGTAGCTGAGGCTAAATATGGCTCATGCAACGGAAAGTATCAGGAAATCGAGGGTCCACCAATAGCCCGCGAAATACTTCAGAAATTAAAGGTTGAATCTAATTTGCTAGACCGTGTGTGTTACCTGATAGGGAATCATCACAGCTATTCAAAAATCGATGGTATCGACTTTCAGATTCTGATAGAGGCCGATTTTCTGGTGAATATTTTCGAAGACCAGATGAGTCAGAAAAACATTGAAAGTATCGGAAAGAAGTACTTTAAAACAGCCACAGGTTTATCTATTTTAAAAAGCATGCATCATTTTAATCAATCAAGCAATTAA
- a CDS encoding transcriptional repressor — protein MKAEEISNKLFGKGLKVTPQRIAVFAAIVKLNNHPTVDNIIEYIRKNNPNISIATVYKVLDALVENKLIQKVKTEKDVMRYDAILESHHHIYFSDSDRIEDYVDEELNNLLSSYFEKKKIPGFKIEDIKLQIIGKYHK, from the coding sequence ATGAAAGCCGAAGAAATCAGCAATAAGCTTTTCGGGAAGGGATTAAAAGTTACTCCCCAGCGCATTGCCGTTTTTGCGGCCATCGTAAAGCTGAACAACCATCCGACGGTGGATAACATTATCGAATACATCCGAAAGAATAACCCCAATATTTCCATTGCCACGGTGTATAAAGTACTGGATGCATTGGTCGAAAATAAACTAATTCAGAAAGTAAAAACCGAAAAAGATGTAATGCGGTACGATGCCATTTTAGAGAGCCACCATCATATTTATTTTTCCGATTCAGACCGTATTGAAGACTATGTTGACGAAGAATTAAATAATCTGCTTTCAAGCTATTTTGAGAAAAAGAAAATACCCGGTTTTAAAATAGAAGACATTAAACTTCAGATTATTGGCAAGTACCACAAGTAA
- a CDS encoding YceI family protein produces MKTRFLILVFLASTLIVNAQKYISKTGHIWFYSHTAIEDIEAHNNQAASILDAATGDIQFSLLIRSFEFKIALMQEHFNVNYMESETYPKASFKGKITNLDKINFKTDGSYDALVEGDLTIHGVTKHVSIPGKIIIKNGLPTVQSKFMVISEDYKIVIPDLVKEKIAKEIEVTVDISYQAN; encoded by the coding sequence ATGAAAACAAGATTTTTGATTCTGGTTTTTCTTGCATCCACTTTAATTGTAAATGCCCAGAAATACATTTCAAAAACCGGACACATCTGGTTTTATTCCCATACTGCCATTGAAGATATCGAAGCGCATAACAATCAGGCTGCCAGTATTTTAGATGCTGCTACCGGAGATATTCAATTCAGTCTTTTAATTCGTTCCTTTGAGTTTAAAATTGCCCTTATGCAAGAGCACTTCAATGTAAATTACATGGAATCAGAAACCTACCCTAAGGCAAGTTTTAAAGGAAAAATTACGAATCTTGATAAGATTAACTTCAAAACCGATGGAAGTTATGATGCCCTTGTTGAGGGAGATTTAACCATACATGGTGTAACAAAACATGTTTCGATACCCGGAAAAATAATTATTAAAAATGGACTGCCCACTGTGCAATCGAAATTTATGGTGATTAGCGAAGACTATAAGATTGTAATACCAGACCTGGTAAAAGAAAAAATTGCCAAAGAGATTGAAGTTACTGTAGATATTTCTTATCAGGCCAACTAA